A part of Syntrophales bacterium genomic DNA contains:
- a CDS encoding prephenate dehydrogenase/arogenate dehydrogenase family protein encodes MGLGFDNATIGVVGGTRGMGRWLADFFRERGFCVYVSGRNTPADSSTLAELCQVIIVAVPISVTCDVIRELGPRLPDDRLLVDVASLKKRSVEAMLESSTCEVVGVHPLFGPAVESIAGENVVVCPGRGQSGMEWICRTFVEAGARVTVTTPDHHDRVMAVIQAINHLNTMIFGKVVRESGLSEEELERYSTPSFRQKWELLKRIDEHPELYRDIITHNEYVESIGALYLDATLELMNTLIKEIDIAGKF; translated from the coding sequence ATGGGTTTGGGTTTTGATAATGCGACCATTGGAGTAGTAGGCGGCACCCGTGGCATGGGACGTTGGTTGGCTGATTTTTTTCGTGAAAGGGGTTTCTGTGTTTACGTCTCGGGTCGGAATACGCCCGCTGATTCTAGTACATTGGCCGAGTTGTGCCAAGTGATAATTGTTGCTGTGCCTATTTCAGTAACATGCGATGTGATAAGGGAATTAGGACCTCGTCTCCCCGATGACAGGTTGCTCGTAGATGTTGCCTCACTGAAGAAGAGGTCGGTAGAGGCAATGCTGGAGAGTTCTACCTGTGAGGTAGTCGGTGTTCATCCTCTTTTTGGGCCAGCTGTTGAGTCAATAGCGGGAGAAAATGTGGTGGTATGTCCGGGAAGAGGCCAATCGGGTATGGAATGGATCTGCCGTACGTTTGTGGAAGCAGGAGCACGGGTGACAGTGACAACCCCAGATCACCACGATCGAGTTATGGCTGTAATTCAGGCAATTAACCATCTGAATACAATGATTTTTGGTAAAGTTGTCAGGGAGTCGGGTTTGTCCGAGGAAGAATTAGAGCGTTATTCTACTCCTTCTTTTCGTCAGAAATGGGAGCTCTTAAAGAGGATAGACGAACACCCCGAATTATATAGAGACATTATCACTCACAATGAGTACGTGGAGTCCATTGGGGCGCTTTATCTTGATGCAACTTTAGAACTGATGAACACACTCATAAAAGAGATTGACATAGCGGGCAAATTTTAG
- a CDS encoding D-sedoheptulose 7-phosphate isomerase, whose product MEDLIVRIFKESNHLKEVFVNENLLKIVEVVEVVTNALKAGNKILLFGNGGSAADAQHLAAEFINRFLIERPPLPAIALSTDTSVLTSISNDYDFSEIFSKQIRALGNPGDIAWGISTSGRSKNVVNGLRQAAKMGLITIGLTGGDGGDVKDIVDYHLNVPSSLAPRVQEVHITVGHVICQLVDMKLFQMPDIK is encoded by the coding sequence GTGGAAGACTTAATAGTTAGGATATTCAAAGAAAGTAATCACTTAAAAGAGGTATTTGTCAACGAGAACCTCCTGAAAATAGTGGAAGTAGTGGAGGTTGTAACAAATGCACTTAAAGCGGGAAACAAAATCCTGCTTTTCGGTAACGGAGGTAGTGCAGCGGATGCTCAGCATCTTGCGGCAGAATTTATAAATCGCTTTTTAATAGAGAGGCCTCCTCTTCCCGCGATAGCTCTCAGTACAGATACTTCTGTACTTACTAGTATCAGTAATGATTACGACTTCTCAGAAATATTCAGTAAACAGATCAGGGCCCTAGGAAACCCGGGTGACATAGCATGGGGTATTAGTACCAGCGGAAGGTCAAAAAACGTGGTGAATGGACTCAGACAGGCAGCAAAAATGGGACTTATAACAATTGGCCTAACAGGTGGTGATGGAGGGGATGTCAAGGATATAGTGGATTATCATCTAAATGTGCCATCATCACTTGCGCCACGTGTCCAGGAAGTACACATAACCGTTGGTCATGTCATATGTCAGTTGGTGGACATGAAGCTCTTCCAGATGCCGGACATTAAATAA
- a CDS encoding phosphoribosylanthranilate isomerase — protein MHCVDNRMGVKIKVCGITRKHDALLAASLGIHALGFIFYLESPRNVEPEAASEIIKLVRELYPHCQNFLPGALKMEERPLFRPAFVGVFVNEDPFRVKEIMDYCGLDFIQLHGDESPDYCRFFPKDKVIKVFTLRSKDDLYLIEKYDLEVVMIDNRTEHLYGGTGLTADWDLAKFVGARYRLVLSGGLNSGNVADAIRKVLPFAVDVNSGIESSPGVKDSFLMVDFVLKVREICKEIGYEAISLTG, from the coding sequence ATGCACTGCGTTGACAATAGGATGGGTGTCAAGATCAAGGTGTGCGGTATTACAAGAAAACATGACGCGCTTTTGGCTGCTAGTTTGGGGATACACGCCCTGGGATTTATATTCTATCTTGAGAGTCCCCGTAATGTCGAACCAGAAGCAGCAAGTGAGATAATAAAACTGGTTCGTGAGCTTTATCCTCATTGTCAGAATTTCCTTCCAGGCGCGTTGAAGATGGAAGAGAGACCTCTTTTTCGTCCTGCGTTTGTTGGTGTGTTTGTTAATGAGGATCCCTTTAGGGTAAAGGAGATAATGGATTACTGTGGTTTAGATTTTATTCAGCTCCATGGTGATGAATCACCCGATTATTGCCGTTTTTTTCCAAAAGATAAGGTGATAAAGGTATTTACACTGCGATCGAAGGATGATCTTTATCTTATAGAGAAGTACGATTTAGAGGTGGTTATGATAGATAATCGTACTGAACATCTCTATGGGGGGACGGGGTTAACGGCGGATTGGGACCTGGCAAAGTTTGTGGGAGCCCGCTACCGTTTAGTTCTCTCGGGTGGTTTGAACTCCGGGAATGTAGCGGATGCTATCCGTAAGGTTTTACCTTTTGCAGTGGATGTAAATAGCGGTATTGAAAGTTCCCCAGGAGTAAAGGATTCGTTTTTAATGGTGGATTTTGTCTTGAAGGTAAGGGAGATCTGCAAGGAGATAGGTTATGAAGCGATATCGCTTACCGGATAA
- the grpE gene encoding nucleotide exchange factor GrpE, which yields MEKKEIVEKKEISSQDTTFEEKVSSLPEVKPYEGEELQEKLKQKEKEAAENYDKYLRALADLENYKKRSAREKAEVIKFGQENLIRDMLPVLDSLDRAIEQSEKTENFAAFKEGLKMVRSQMMSCLAKYGVEPIDCLNCYFDPNYHEALAQVESEHHEENEIVEEYQKGYLLNGRLLRPAKVAICKKRSSNNGACEEEKA from the coding sequence ATGGAGAAAAAAGAAATAGTAGAAAAAAAGGAAATATCTTCACAGGATACAACCTTTGAAGAAAAGGTATCATCATTACCTGAAGTTAAACCGTATGAAGGGGAAGAACTTCAGGAGAAGCTAAAACAAAAAGAAAAAGAGGCGGCGGAGAACTATGACAAATACCTCCGTGCACTGGCAGATTTGGAAAATTACAAAAAAAGATCTGCTAGGGAGAAAGCAGAGGTAATAAAATTCGGTCAGGAAAATCTGATACGGGATATGTTACCAGTTCTGGATAGCCTCGACAGAGCGATAGAACAATCGGAAAAAACAGAAAACTTCGCAGCTTTCAAAGAAGGCCTCAAGATGGTCAGATCTCAAATGATGTCATGTTTAGCGAAGTACGGCGTGGAACCTATCGATTGTTTGAACTGCTATTTCGATCCTAATTACCACGAAGCTCTCGCTCAGGTTGAAAGCGAACATCATGAAGAAAATGAGATTGTCGAAGAATACCAGAAAGGGTACCTTTTGAATGGGAGGTTGTTACGACCTGCTAAGGTTGCAATATGCAAAAAACGCAGTTCGAATAATGGCGCCTGCGAAGAAGAAAAAGCTTAA
- a CDS encoding aminodeoxychorismate/anthranilate synthase component II produces MILIIDNYDSFTYNLLQYVGQLGKDCLVRRNDEITLEEVECLNPGAIIISPGPGTPEQAGITVPVICKFYKLIPILGVCLGHQSLCYAFGSEITRASSLMHGKTSLIKHDGQTIFKGLPNPFIAGRYHSLIVRKESVPSCLKISAETEEGEVMAVRHRDYLVEGVQFHPESVLTPQGKRIIRNFLDLVDERGR; encoded by the coding sequence GTGATTCTCATTATAGATAACTATGATTCATTTACTTACAATCTACTTCAATATGTAGGCCAGCTTGGTAAGGATTGTTTAGTAAGGAGAAACGATGAAATTACATTGGAAGAGGTGGAATGCTTGAACCCGGGGGCGATAATAATTTCACCAGGGCCGGGTACACCCGAACAAGCGGGGATTACTGTTCCCGTTATCTGTAAATTCTACAAATTGATACCCATTCTCGGGGTGTGTCTTGGGCATCAGTCTTTGTGTTATGCATTCGGCTCAGAAATTACAAGAGCGTCATCATTGATGCATGGAAAGACATCCTTAATCAAGCACGACGGACAAACTATTTTTAAGGGTTTGCCTAATCCTTTTATAGCGGGGCGTTACCATTCCTTGATTGTCAGAAAAGAGAGTGTACCTTCCTGTCTGAAGATAAGTGCCGAAACTGAAGAGGGAGAAGTTATGGCTGTAAGGCACAGGGATTATCTTGTCGAAGGGGTACAGTTTCATCCGGAAAGTGTCCTTACACCACAGGGTAAGAGGATTATCAGAAATTTTTTGGATCTTGTGGATGAACGAGGGAGATAA
- the trpE gene encoding anthranilate synthase component I produces the protein MIEPSFAEFVELSRRGNIIPVYREVLADTETPVTVLFKFSQNDPVFLLESVEGGEKWGRYSFLGFDPRMVVTVGDEEVRIREYGEEKVHKHNGDPFGFLRKFFKKLKVVSVGELPRFCGGAVGYISYEAIRFFESRLSKIKRAGDGWDYAAFMITDTLVVFDHVKHTLKVVALAYVDGGDLKSLYETCVQKIDKVVRRLRDEGISGFCTVPVAEYKPEFKSNMEPEEFKSMVERAKMNLVNGDIIQVVLAQKFTAVCELSPVNLYRALRFINPSPYLFFLRFGDRYIIGSSPEVLVRLEGYNVELRPIAGTRPRGKTEQEDRKLADELLKDMKEKAEHVMLVDLARNDLGRIARLGSVQVTSFMNVERYSHVMHLVSTVVAELDDGNDAFDVFKSVFPAGTLTGAPKIRAMEIIDELEPVGRGPYGGAVGYFSFNGGMDFAITIRTILMSGNQICVQAGAGIVADSDPVGEFEETMNKAAGMITAVQMAASGLDLVTLQRGDVK, from the coding sequence ATGATTGAACCATCATTTGCAGAATTTGTGGAACTCTCTAGGAGGGGCAATATCATACCTGTCTACAGGGAAGTATTGGCGGATACAGAAACTCCTGTCACTGTTCTTTTTAAGTTCTCACAAAATGATCCGGTGTTCCTTTTGGAAAGTGTTGAGGGTGGAGAGAAGTGGGGAAGATACTCTTTTTTGGGTTTCGATCCCCGGATGGTTGTTACGGTTGGTGATGAAGAGGTAAGGATCAGAGAGTACGGTGAAGAAAAGGTCCACAAGCATAACGGAGACCCGTTTGGCTTTCTGCGGAAATTTTTCAAAAAATTAAAAGTTGTGAGTGTTGGGGAACTCCCGCGATTTTGTGGTGGCGCAGTGGGTTACATTTCCTATGAGGCGATTCGTTTTTTTGAAAGCAGGTTGAGTAAAATCAAAAGGGCAGGTGATGGATGGGATTACGCCGCCTTTATGATAACCGACACGCTTGTTGTGTTTGACCATGTTAAACATACGTTGAAGGTTGTCGCACTGGCGTATGTGGATGGTGGTGATTTGAAGTCACTTTATGAAACGTGTGTGCAGAAGATTGATAAAGTAGTCCGCAGATTGAGAGATGAAGGGATCTCAGGTTTCTGTACCGTTCCGGTTGCTGAATACAAACCAGAGTTTAAGTCCAATATGGAACCAGAAGAATTTAAATCGATGGTGGAAAGAGCAAAAATGAATCTAGTAAATGGCGATATAATTCAGGTGGTACTTGCTCAGAAGTTCACCGCTGTATGTGAGTTGTCGCCGGTGAACCTGTATAGAGCCCTTCGTTTTATAAACCCTTCACCTTACCTATTTTTCCTCAGGTTCGGTGACAGATATATAATTGGTTCATCACCTGAGGTGCTCGTACGTCTCGAGGGCTACAACGTAGAGCTCCGCCCCATAGCGGGGACCAGGCCAAGAGGAAAAACGGAGCAAGAAGATCGCAAATTGGCTGACGAACTTCTTAAGGATATGAAGGAGAAAGCTGAACATGTAATGCTCGTTGATCTGGCTCGAAATGATCTAGGGCGAATTGCCAGGTTGGGTAGTGTCCAGGTTACTTCTTTTATGAACGTGGAAAGGTACTCTCATGTCATGCACCTCGTATCAACTGTGGTGGCAGAACTTGATGATGGGAATGATGCCTTTGATGTTTTCAAATCTGTGTTTCCTGCGGGAACCCTGACAGGTGCTCCGAAGATAAGGGCAATGGAAATTATAGATGAACTGGAGCCTGTAGGTAGGGGTCCTTATGGTGGTGCGGTGGGTTACTTTTCATTCAACGGTGGGATGGATTTTGCCATCACCATTCGCACGATCCTTATGAGTGGTAATCAAATATGTGTGCAGGCAGGTGCGGGTATAGTTGCGGATTCCGATCCGGTTGGAGAGTTCGAGGAGACAATGAACAAGGCGGCGGGCATGATCACAGCGGTCCAGATGGCGGCCAGTGGTCTTGACTTAGTTACTCTGCAGAGGGGGGATGTAAAGTGA
- the trpC gene encoding indole-3-glycerol phosphate synthase TrpC produces MIANILAKKREDVEEAKRRRPIKEVISGCGQNRIRNFPFERVLEEKPVAIIAEIKLRSPSVGTLRENVDVVRIAELYEACGAAAISVITERHFFRGSDDYITSVRNSVSVPLLRKDFIIDEYQLYETRFLGAGALLLIVDILDDEQLSDYIQLADELGLSAVVEIHNERGLHRALKNGARIIGINNRDLTTFKTDLNTTFRLAPLIPPGRCIISESGIEDRDDIESLLAIGVKNFLIGEALMRAPDISSKLRSFIDALR; encoded by the coding sequence ATGATTGCAAACATTCTGGCTAAAAAACGGGAAGATGTCGAGGAGGCGAAGAGGAGGAGGCCTATAAAGGAAGTTATTAGCGGGTGTGGGCAAAATAGGATCAGAAACTTCCCATTTGAAAGGGTACTTGAGGAAAAACCTGTAGCCATAATTGCAGAGATAAAGTTACGTTCGCCATCGGTGGGAACGCTGAGAGAAAATGTGGATGTGGTCCGTATTGCTGAATTATATGAAGCGTGTGGTGCTGCTGCGATTTCTGTGATAACTGAACGGCATTTTTTTAGAGGAAGTGATGATTACATCACTTCTGTGCGAAACAGTGTAAGTGTACCTTTACTTAGAAAAGACTTTATCATCGATGAGTACCAGTTGTATGAGACACGTTTTCTTGGTGCGGGTGCCTTGCTGCTAATTGTTGATATTTTGGATGACGAACAGCTTAGTGATTACATTCAACTTGCTGATGAGTTGGGTTTATCCGCCGTGGTGGAGATTCACAATGAAAGAGGACTACATAGAGCTTTAAAAAACGGTGCGAGGATCATTGGGATAAACAACCGGGATCTTACTACCTTTAAAACGGATTTGAACACCACTTTTAGACTGGCACCTCTAATTCCGCCGGGGAGGTGTATCATAAGTGAAAGCGGAATCGAGGATAGAGATGATATAGAGAGTCTTCTGGCAATAGGGGTCAAGAATTTTCTCATCGGTGAAGCACTGATGAGAGCTCCGGATATTTCTTCGAAATTGAGGAGTTTTATAGATGCACTGCGTTGA
- the aroC gene encoding chorismate synthase, which yields MAGNTIGQLFKVTTWGESHGTALGVVVDGCPPRIPISRDEIQEELERRKPGTGDGTSPRRESDTVEILSGVFQGMTTGTPIAMIIRNVDTDVTPYETMSRIFRPGHGDYTYWKKYGVRDYRGGGRASGRETVARVAAGAIARKVIGLAGIEVHSYTISLGGVVAREFCPEVARGNVLRCPDEKAAEAMLDVLEKCRNQGDTVGGVAEIRVRGCPPGLGEPVFNKLDADLAAALMSIGTVKGVEIGAGFKAAFMRGSECNDAMESGGFCSNHAGGILAGISTGQDIVIRVACKPIPSIRLEQKTVDIEGRPVKIKIEGRHDVCVLPRILPVCEAMVCIVLADHLLRQKALGLVE from the coding sequence GTGGCGGGTAACACGATTGGACAGCTGTTCAAAGTAACCACGTGGGGTGAATCCCATGGGACTGCCTTGGGTGTTGTTGTAGACGGGTGTCCTCCGAGAATTCCCATTTCCCGTGACGAGATTCAGGAGGAACTGGAAAGGCGAAAGCCGGGAACCGGAGATGGAACTTCGCCACGGAGAGAATCTGACACCGTTGAGATTCTCTCCGGTGTCTTTCAGGGAATGACAACTGGAACCCCTATTGCCATGATCATAAGGAACGTAGACACCGATGTTACCCCATATGAGACTATGTCTCGCATCTTCCGCCCGGGACATGGAGATTATACGTACTGGAAGAAGTACGGAGTGCGTGACTACCGCGGTGGAGGAAGAGCGTCTGGTAGGGAAACGGTAGCCCGTGTTGCTGCTGGTGCTATTGCTAGGAAAGTAATAGGTTTAGCGGGTATTGAAGTTCATTCGTACACGATCTCTTTGGGTGGGGTAGTGGCAAGAGAATTCTGTCCTGAGGTCGCAAGGGGTAATGTTCTACGCTGCCCTGACGAGAAGGCGGCTGAAGCAATGCTTGATGTTTTGGAAAAATGCCGCAATCAGGGGGATACCGTTGGAGGTGTGGCAGAGATACGTGTTAGGGGATGTCCACCTGGGCTTGGGGAACCGGTGTTTAATAAGCTAGACGCAGACCTTGCGGCGGCATTGATGAGTATAGGGACTGTTAAGGGTGTCGAAATTGGTGCGGGATTCAAGGCTGCTTTTATGAGGGGTTCGGAGTGTAACGATGCTATGGAATCTGGGGGATTTTGTTCTAACCATGCAGGTGGTATCCTGGCGGGCATAAGTACAGGGCAGGACATAGTTATCAGGGTTGCTTGTAAACCTATTCCTTCCATTAGACTTGAGCAAAAGACGGTGGATATAGAAGGGAGACCGGTAAAGATCAAGATCGAAGGACGTCATGATGTTTGTGTACTGCCAAGGATTCTCCCTGTATGTGAGGCTATGGTATGTATCGTTTTGGCTGATCATCTTTTACGACAGAAGGCTCTGGGATTGGTGGAGTAG
- the surE gene encoding 5'/3'-nucleotidase SurE, producing the protein MRYLLTNDDGIYARGLAVLHEELSKDAECLIVAPEVEQSAVGHAITITRPLMVRPAKKNGYFYGYAVAGTPADCVKIGVRELAGGPVDLVVSGINRGANVGINVLYSGTVSAATESAILGIPSLAVSLDSYKDADYSFAARFARKMAAFIVQNPIPGVVLNVNIPNLPPEQIKGVIVVKQGYTRIKESYDKRIDPRENTYYWLMGETKIDNNDDPETDIVALSNGYITVTPLKFDMTCHDLLGDLSSKLSRLL; encoded by the coding sequence ATGAGATATTTGCTTACAAACGACGACGGCATATATGCAAGGGGTTTAGCAGTTCTTCATGAGGAACTATCCAAAGACGCAGAATGTCTCATCGTAGCTCCAGAAGTGGAACAGAGTGCTGTTGGACATGCCATTACCATCACAAGACCACTTATGGTTCGTCCCGCCAAAAAAAACGGCTACTTTTATGGCTATGCCGTGGCGGGAACTCCAGCTGACTGCGTTAAAATAGGCGTTAGAGAACTTGCGGGTGGTCCTGTAGACCTCGTTGTATCCGGTATAAACAGAGGTGCGAACGTGGGCATAAATGTTCTTTACTCTGGAACGGTTTCCGCAGCAACCGAAAGCGCAATACTCGGCATACCATCACTCGCAGTATCCCTCGACTCATACAAGGATGCCGACTATAGTTTTGCTGCAAGATTTGCAAGAAAAATGGCCGCTTTTATCGTTCAGAATCCCATTCCTGGTGTGGTTCTCAACGTGAACATCCCGAATCTACCCCCTGAACAGATAAAAGGTGTAATAGTCGTGAAACAAGGTTATACAAGGATAAAAGAGAGCTACGATAAAAGAATCGATCCAAGGGAAAATACCTACTACTGGCTTATGGGTGAAACGAAAATAGACAACAACGATGATCCAGAGACGGATATAGTGGCTCTAAGTAATGGATACATTACGGTTACACCCCTCAAATTTGATATGACCTGTCACGATCTGTTGGGTGATCTTTCTTCAAAACTATCGAGACTTCTTTAA
- the trpA gene encoding tryptophan synthase subunit alpha — MGRIDTRFATLKGKGEKALIAYITAGHPDLEITEAVIPALADAGVDVVEIGVPFSDPTADGPIIQGSSQKALRSGTTLPSILEMIKRFRNRVAIPLVLFSYYNPIFVFGAERFARVAAESGIDGILVVDLPPEEACELRCYTDKAGLDFIPLVAPTTSSKRMRLIVKEGSGFIYYITLTGVTGTGRPFVEEVKERVLEIKSFSPLPVVVGFGISTPEQAAEIASFADGVVVGSAFVKLMDSVSREDLVEKVCKFASSIKLAMDNSR, encoded by the coding sequence ATGGGAAGGATTGATACTCGTTTCGCCACATTAAAGGGGAAAGGTGAAAAGGCTCTAATTGCTTATATAACTGCAGGTCACCCTGACTTAGAGATAACTGAAGCCGTGATACCTGCGCTTGCTGATGCAGGAGTAGACGTTGTAGAAATTGGTGTTCCTTTTTCAGATCCAACAGCGGATGGACCCATTATCCAAGGGTCGTCTCAAAAGGCTCTTCGATCCGGAACGACTCTTCCGTCCATTTTGGAAATGATAAAGAGATTCAGAAATCGTGTTGCTATACCCCTAGTTTTGTTTAGTTACTACAATCCGATCTTTGTTTTTGGTGCGGAAAGATTTGCGAGAGTTGCAGCTGAAAGTGGAATTGACGGTATACTTGTCGTTGATTTGCCCCCTGAGGAGGCTTGTGAGCTCAGGTGTTATACGGACAAGGCTGGACTTGATTTTATACCTCTGGTTGCGCCGACAACGAGCAGTAAAAGGATGAGACTCATTGTAAAAGAGGGATCAGGTTTCATTTATTACATAACTCTAACCGGGGTAACGGGTACGGGCCGACCTTTTGTGGAAGAGGTTAAGGAAAGAGTCCTTGAGATTAAGTCATTTTCCCCTCTCCCTGTGGTAGTTGGATTTGGTATCTCAACTCCTGAGCAGGCTGCGGAAATTGCGTCTTTTGCCGATGGTGTTGTCGTTGGCAGTGCATTTGTCAAGCTGATGGATAGTGTTTCGAGAGAAGATTTGGTGGAAAAGGTTTGTAAATTCGCATCCTCAATTAAACTCGCAATGGATAACTCTAGATGA
- the trpB gene encoding tryptophan synthase subunit beta — MKRYRLPDKRGHFGTFGGRYVAETLMSALLELEEEYKKFRVNREFRRELDDYLRDYAGRETPLYYAGRLTERIGGAKIYLKREDLNHTGSHKINNTIGQALLAKRMGKSKIIAETGAGQHGVATATAAALFGMECKIYMGREDMRRQAPNVHRMRILGAEVIAVDSGTATLKDAMNEAMRAWVTNVRDTFYIIGSTAGPHPYPMMVRDFQSVIGRETKRQILKKEGKLPDVLVACVGGGSNAMGLFYPFLEDDVALVGVEAAGKGIETGKHAASVTAGNLGVLHGNKTYLLQDEYGQIKDAHSIAAGLDYPGVGPEHSYLREQGRASYVAVKDGEALEAFFTLSRLEGIIPALESAHALAYAMKLASEMGRDRIVVVNLSGRGDKDTGIVVEMMQNGKD, encoded by the coding sequence ATGAAGCGATATCGCTTACCGGATAAAAGAGGTCATTTTGGTACCTTTGGTGGGCGTTACGTAGCAGAGACGCTCATGTCTGCTTTGCTCGAGCTTGAAGAAGAGTATAAGAAGTTCCGCGTGAATAGAGAATTTCGAAGGGAGTTGGATGACTATTTGCGTGATTACGCAGGGAGGGAAACACCCCTATATTACGCAGGGCGTTTGACGGAACGCATTGGGGGAGCAAAGATTTATCTCAAAAGAGAGGATCTGAACCATACAGGTTCCCACAAGATAAATAACACCATAGGTCAGGCCCTGCTCGCAAAAAGGATGGGGAAATCTAAGATAATTGCTGAAACTGGAGCAGGGCAACATGGAGTGGCAACGGCCACTGCTGCTGCTCTTTTCGGCATGGAATGTAAGATCTATATGGGAAGGGAAGATATGCGTAGACAGGCTCCAAATGTGCACAGGATGCGGATTTTGGGTGCAGAGGTGATTGCTGTAGATTCTGGCACTGCGACTTTGAAAGATGCTATGAATGAAGCTATGAGAGCGTGGGTCACAAATGTGCGGGATACGTTCTATATAATTGGCTCCACTGCAGGTCCCCATCCCTATCCCATGATGGTCAGGGATTTTCAAAGTGTGATTGGCAGGGAGACGAAACGTCAGATCCTGAAAAAAGAGGGGAAGTTGCCGGATGTGCTTGTGGCGTGTGTGGGTGGTGGTAGCAATGCTATGGGTCTTTTTTATCCTTTCCTTGAGGATGATGTAGCCCTCGTGGGTGTAGAAGCGGCGGGTAAGGGTATAGAAACAGGAAAACACGCCGCATCTGTGACTGCAGGAAATTTGGGGGTTCTCCACGGTAACAAAACGTACCTACTTCAGGATGAATATGGGCAGATCAAGGATGCCCATTCCATTGCTGCCGGGTTGGATTATCCAGGAGTGGGTCCAGAACATAGCTACCTGAGGGAACAGGGAAGGGCAAGTTACGTGGCTGTTAAAGACGGTGAAGCATTGGAGGCCTTCTTTACTTTGTCACGTTTGGAGGGAATAATCCCTGCGTTGGAAAGTGCCCATGCTCTCGCATATGCTATGAAACTGGCTTCAGAAATGGGAAGGGATCGTATCGTTGTTGTCAATCTTTCTGGCAGAGGGGATAAGGATACGGGTATAGTTGTGGAGATGATGCAAAATGGGAAGGATTGA
- the trpD gene encoding anthranilate phosphoribosyltransferase, which yields MIKEALVKLVNRQDLAEEEMELVMTEIMEGKATDAQIASLLTALRMKGETVKEVSGAARVMRRKALRIDARSSVVVDTCGTGGDNRGTFNISTTAAFVVAAAGITVAKHGNRAVSSGCGSADLLEALGVNIEATPDVVEECIQQVGIGFLFAPRLHGAMKYALGPRREMGFRTIFNMLGPLTNPASATAQLVGVYAPELTEMFAHVLRNLGVKRAFVVHGSDGLDEATVTGETRVSELREGVVTTYNIDPIRYFGEYYSLEELRGGDAYTNAEITKSILAGEDGAKRKIVILNAGLAIVAAGRASTLEEGIKIAEERIDDGSALRKLRELIDVSNS from the coding sequence ATGATAAAAGAAGCGCTTGTTAAGCTTGTAAATCGCCAGGATCTGGCGGAGGAAGAAATGGAGTTGGTTATGACAGAAATAATGGAGGGCAAAGCGACGGATGCACAAATTGCATCTTTACTCACAGCTTTGAGGATGAAAGGGGAAACCGTTAAGGAGGTGAGTGGAGCTGCACGAGTGATGCGAAGAAAGGCTTTGCGTATTGATGCTCGTTCGTCGGTTGTTGTGGATACGTGTGGAACAGGCGGTGACAACCGGGGGACTTTTAATATCTCAACAACGGCAGCTTTCGTCGTGGCCGCTGCAGGCATAACGGTGGCCAAACACGGGAATAGAGCTGTTTCCAGTGGGTGTGGCAGTGCCGATCTTTTGGAGGCACTGGGTGTGAACATTGAAGCGACGCCTGATGTTGTGGAAGAGTGCATTCAACAGGTAGGTATAGGTTTTCTTTTTGCACCTCGATTGCATGGGGCAATGAAGTATGCCCTCGGTCCCCGAAGAGAAATGGGTTTTAGGACCATATTTAACATGCTGGGCCCTCTTACGAATCCTGCATCGGCAACAGCTCAGCTCGTGGGAGTATATGCACCAGAATTGACAGAGATGTTTGCCCATGTACTCAGGAACCTTGGGGTTAAGAGGGCTTTCGTTGTCCATGGTTCTGATGGGTTGGATGAGGCCACTGTCACAGGGGAAACGAGGGTTTCGGAGTTGAGGGAAGGTGTCGTTACAACATATAACATTGATCCTATTCGTTATTTTGGGGAGTATTACAGTTTGGAAGAACTCCGCGGTGGCGATGCTTATACGAATGCAGAAATAACAAAATCTATACTCGCCGGGGAGGATGGGGCAAAGCGGAAGATAGTGATTCTTAACGCAGGGTTAGCTATTGTAGCGGCAGGAAGGGCGAGTACTCTTGAAGAGGGGATTAAGATTGCGGAAGAACGTATAGATGATGGATCTGCTCTTAGGAAACTTCGGGAACTTATAGATGTGAGCAATTCCTGA